The uncultured Cohaesibacter sp. genome segment GACATTTTCGTCTTCAAGATCGCCGGTGCCGCCGCTGATCGGATGATGCCGCTTGACGATGTGAAAAATATCGCCCTGCGGGCAAACCTCTCCACAGCGACGATGGGCGTTGCCCTCAAATCCTGTTCCTTGCCGCAAACCAGAAAACCCAATTTCGAAATTGGCGAAAACGAGATGGAAATCGGTATGGGGCTGCATGGGGAGCCCGGCATCCGACGCACGTCTCTGGACACCGCCGACAATGTTGCTGACCTCTTGATGGCGTTCATTCAAGAGGAACTTCAACTGACTGCAGGGGAAAAAGTCGGGGTGCTGGTCAACGGTCTGGGCTCCACCACCACGATGGAGCTCTATATTCTCTTTAACCGCCTCAAACAGTCCCTTGATGAGATGGATGTCTTAATCCATCGCTCGTTTGTCGGGGAATTTGCCACCTCTCTTGATATGGGTGGGGCCTCCATCTCTGTTATCAAGCTTGATGATGAGATGGCGGAGTTGCTGGACCATTCCTGCTATTCCGTTGCTCTTGCCATTGGCGCTCCGCCTGAGCCGATCGATCAGAAAGACTGGCTGCCAATGGTGCCAGTTGCAATTGATCCTGAAGCAAACAAAGCCTCCGGCACCTCTTTGGGTGGCGAGGCGGCGCGACCGGGTGGTGAGATCACCAGCTCAATCTTCATCAACATGGTCCGGGCGGCGGCAATCGCCGTCGAAGACAAGGCCGATTGGTTGTCTGAACTGGATGGTGTCATTGGAGATGGTGGGCATGGGATCACCATGCGCGAAGGCTGGCGATCGGTGCGCAAGGCCCTTGAGATCTATCCAGAGGATGAAGACATCGAAGCCATTTGCAATCACGTTGCCGGAATATTCCTAAATGCAGTGGGATCCACACCCGGTCCTCTTTATGCCACTGCTCTGAGGACAGCCTCAAAGGTGGCAGCAGGGCGAGATGGGCTGGATACCGAAGCCACTGTAAAATTCATTGAAGCGGCAGCGGACGGCATCCGCTTTCGTGGCAAGGCCAATCCCGGTGACAAGACAATGCTGGATGCCTGGTGGCCAGCAGCCGAAGCAGCAAGGGCTGCCTTCACAAAGGGTGCCGACACCACCGACTGCCTGCGTGCCGCTGCAAAGGGAGCTGAACGCGGCATGAAACAGACTGCGGAAATTGCAGCACGACACGGTAGGTCATCAAAGATGGGTGAACGGTCTCTCGGCCATATCGATCCGGGTGCTGCGTCCAGCTTCGTTGTGATCGATGCTCTGCGCCGGTCTTTTGAAGCTCAAACCCTTGACCCTGTCGAAAGTGCGGCCCGTCCGATTTTCAAGACCTAACGCTCTGTGGCTCTGATGCTTTGTAGTGGATGGCGTGTTGCGCTGGCATAAGAGCACTGCCTAGAGGCCTTTGCAGCCATTGAGAAAAAAGCGCGTGCAATGGTCCGCCCAACGGGTGATGTCCTCTTCGGTCATCTCCTCTTGCCAGCGCATCATGGACTGGCGCTGAATGCCATTGATCATCGTGCGCAACATGACAGCTGCCTGAGGCGGGTTCGGGCAATCAATGTCGCTCTTGCTGCATAGATGCACAATCCGGCTGTCAAAGGCGTGCGCGAACCTGTCCACCATTGTTTGATAATTTTCCAGAATTTCAGGGAACCGCTCCATTTCTGTCATGATGATGACAACTGTTCGCTTGGCCCTTGGGCTCAGAAGCAAACGAGTATAAAAGAGCACCAGACGCGCCAACTCCTCTTTGCCCGTATTCTCGGGTTGTGGTCGATGCTCTAGCATTTGAAGCTCTTTGTGCAGCCAGTCTTCGGCCACCATACGGAACAGTTCGTCCTTGTTGGGAATGAATTTATAAAAGGTACGGGTGGAAATGCCGGCTTTCTTTGCCAGAGCTCTGACCCGTGTCTGCTCGTATCCAGAGGTCAGGAATTCTTCTGCAGCGACAGAAATGAGCAATTTGCGAATTTCACCATCCTTGTAGGTCGGCGGGCGGCCCGGTGAGCGTCGTTGTTCGGTCATGTCTGCAACTCCTGAATCACTCTTGACTTCTTGTGATAATGGATAATATAGAAGATGGCTGTTTTCCTAATTAGCGCAAGTGCGTTTTCCCCGGTGGGTATTGAAATATGTTGAAAAGCAAAATCCTTCCACTCGTCATTTTTCTATTCCTTCTTGTGGGGGGCTATGTGGTCTGGTCCATCCTTTACCCCGAGGAGCTTCTGGTTCAGGGGGAAGTGGAGGCGACGCGTGTGGATGTTGCCGCCCAAGTCGCTGCCCGTGTTGCGGAAACTCCTGTCGGATTTGGCGACAAGGTAAAAGCCGGTCAGGTTCTGATCAAACTGGAAAGCCCTCAATTGAGAGCCAGTTTGGCCTCGGCCAAGGCTGCTCTTGATGTCGCCAAGGCCAATCGCGATCTGGCTTTTTCGACCCGCCCGGAAACGATTGATGCGGCAAGGGCTGCTTTGGGCCAAGCCAAGGCGTCGGAGGAACTGGCGCAGAAGACCTTTGACCGTCTGGAAAAACTGCGCGACAGCAACACCGTTTCCGCGCAAAGCTATGATCAGGCATATAAATCGCTGACGGCTGCCAAAGAAGCCGCGCTCGCCGCAGAAGCGCAGCTGAAACTGGCAATTGAAGGCGCCAGCGCCGAGACAAAAGCCGTTGCCGAAGCGCAAGTTGAGCAAGCAGAGGCCGCTGTAGCGCAGATCCAAACCAATATCGATGAGCTGACGCTCTATGCGCCGATTGATGGCCAGATTACCGCCCGGATGGCGGAAAAGGGCAAATTCTTTGCCGCCGGAGCGCCGCAGATTTCCCTGATCGACAGTGACCATCCTTGGTTCACCTTCAACCTGCGTGAAGATCTTCTCAACGGTCTGGCTGTTGGGGATGCCCTCAAAGTCATGATACCCGCCCTTGGGGACCGGGAGCTTGACGTCAAGATTACCGCGATCAATGTCGAGGGTAGTTATGCCAACTGGCGTGCCACAAAGGCGACCGGTGACTTTGACTTGCGGACATTCAGCATTCGTGCCGAGCCGGAAAAGCCTGATGAAGATCTGCGTCCGGGTATGAGCGCGCTCATTTCGTGGTCCGTTCCTGAAAAGATGGATCGATAGGGGATGTGGAAAGGACATCTTCCCGCAGGCTTCCGCCGAATGATGCGGCGCGAGATGCACCAGATCGCGGATCGTCCGGCTCTGGGTATGATGCTGGGGCCGTTGCCGCTCATTATGTTCATCACGCTGGCCTACATGTTTCATGCCGGTCTGCCGACCAGCCTGCCCGTTGCCGTGGTTGATCTGGATGGGTCCTATATGTCCCGTCAGGTAACGCGTATGGTGGATGCGACTGCGGACGTGGATGTGACTTTGCGGCTGTCTTCGTTGACCCAAGCCAAACAGGCGCTGCTTTCGCGCCGTGCTTATGCGGTGCTCTATATTCCGCAGAATATGGAACGGGATCTACAGCGGGGCTATCGGCCCGATCTGGTTATTTTCATCAACAACCAGCTCTATACCACGGGCAGTATTGCCAAACGCGCCATTGGAGGCGCTGTTAGCAGCTTTAATGCGGGCGTGTCGGTCCAGACCCGTATGGCGAGGGGGAGTGACAGGGACAGCGCCATGGCTGCTGCCAATCCTGTTCCGCTGCAGACCAATGCGCTTTTCAATCCGACACTGGATTATATCCAGTTTTTGCTTGCTTCAATCATGCCCGCTTTGCTGCAAATATTTATCAGCGTCAGCACGGCCTTGTCCTTTTCGCGGGATCATCACACTGAAGCCGGCCTTGCGCGCGCCTTGCGGCTCGGGCGAACCCCATTGCGCATGATCGCGGGCAAAATGGCACCCTATACGATCATCTGGTGCTTCATGATGATGCTGACTGACGCCATTCTCTTCGTTGTTTTCGATGCCGCCTTTAATGGCAATATCCTGTTTCATTTTTTCTATAGCCTGATTTTTGTGCTGTCTTGTCAGTTCCTCGGGGCGACCACTGCGCTTCTGAGCCGGGATGCGGTGGCAACGCTCGGATTTGCGGGATTGTTGACCGCTCCTGCCTTCGGGTTTGCCGGTATCAGCTATCCGCGCATGATGATGAGTGCCTTTGCGCAGGGGTGGGGAGCGATTATTCCGCTGACGCCCTATCTGGAATTGCGGACTGATCAGGTGCTGCGCGGCACGCCTTTGTTGATCTCGATGCCGACCATGGGGTGGGCGCTCGCCGTTGCTGCCGGATGGGGGGGCATCCTGTTGCTGTTGACTTGGGCAATCCCGCGCAAGAAAGCCAGACAAAAGCTCGCCAGCGCTCAGCAAGACAGCTCCGCACAAGCGGAACAGGGAGCTGCATCATGAAGCGCTTCTGGGATGCCTATCTGAACACCTTTCGGGTCATTTTTACGACCTATAGTTCCTTCTCAACGATGGTCTTTGCGATCCTGCTTTATGCTGTTCTCTATCCCCAACCTTATGTGGGAGAAGTGGTGCGTGATGCGCCGGTGGTGATGGTTGATCAGGATCATTCATCTCTCAGTCGCACACTCACACGGCGGATCAACACGACTGATGGGGTTACCATTGTCTCCAAGGTTGCGGATCTGCAGCAGGCAAAAGATCGGTTCTTTCATCGCGAGGCCTTTGGCATTGTGGTCATTCCGCCCGATTTTCAAAAGAATTTGCTCAATGGTCATCCGTCCCCCATCGCGGTTTATGGCGATGGCAGTTATTTCCTGATTTACAGTTCCATTGTTTCGGGGGTGCGTAGTGCTGCCAGCAGTTTGGGCGCGGAAGTCCAGATGTCCCGTCTGACCGCCGCAGGGATGGATGTTGCAACTGCGACCGCGATGATCTCGCCTGTCACAATCACAACGGTTTCCCTGTTCAACCCGCAAGGTGGCTATACCAGCTATGTGGTGCCTGCTGCCTTCGTGCTGATCTTGCAGCAAACCCTGATGATGGGGATTGGTATCCTGCAATCGGGACGAAAGGTCGGCCGTGGCATCGAGGCGCTTGCAGCCCCGCTTGCCTATGTCAGTCTTTATCTGATTTGGATTTATTTTTCGCAAGTCTTGTTGCCGCAGTTCTATTCCATCCCGAAGATTGGCGACACCCTCACGCTGTTTATGGTGGCCATTCCCTTCCTCACGGCGACAACCGCGATGGGCTATGTCGTTGCCCGCCTCATTCCATGGCGGGAAGGGGTGGTGTTCTTCCTCATCACGTTTGGTTTGCTGTTCTTCTTTGCTTCAGGTGTGTCCTGGCCGATCGAGGAAGTCCCGCTGCCGGTACGCCTGATCACCTTGATGGTTCCCTCCACTTCGGCGATTATGGCCTTTGTGCAAGTTGACCAGATGGGTGCCGGGTTCGATGCCGTGCGGCAAGCGGTGTTTATCTTGCTTGGCCTTACGGTTTTCTATTCCGCCATTGCTCTGGCGATCGGGGCGAAGCGTTTGCGGGTAGAAGACAAGACACCAAAGGTGTGATGGCATTGTCATGTCATCAAAGCAATTTTTTGGCTGCCGGACGGTCGCCAAAGAAGGTGTGATGTGGGTTTGAATGTCTTTTTGACGCTTTATCGACCAGAAGGGTCAAAGCCTCAAGACATGCAGTCAGGCTGCATTTTGTATGGAATTGACCATGTTGCGGCCATTTCTCTTGCCAAAATAGAGCGCACTATCGGCCTGGTCTAACAGCCTCTTGGCGTCCATGGTCTTGGCGGCATTCTGGGTCGCTACGCCAATACTTGCGGTCACGACATTTGCGGTGCTCGATTTTTTGTGCTTGATGCCAAGAGAGAAAATGGCGTCACATATTTGATTGGCGACGGCTTCGGCTTGCTGGTTGTCAAAGCCAGCCAGAATGACTGCAAATTCCTCGCCGCCAATACGGCTGGCAAATCCCGTGTCACAAGCGCTCTTGATGGCGTTGGCCACCTGCTTCAGGCAGGCATCGCCACCCGGGTGCCCATAATAGTCATTGTAATCTTTGAAATGGTCGATATCGATCATCAAGATCGAAATGGGGGTCTCCTCGCCTTCGGCTTTTTCGATTTCAGCTGCAAGACGGCTATCAAACGCACGGCGATTGGGCAGCTCGGTCAGAGGATCCGTCTGCGATAACCGTGCGAGTTCTTCAGCCTGCTGCTGGATGACGACCGTGCGAATGCTCTCTCGCAGCATGAGCAGAAAGTTGTTTCGATCTGATTTCTCGATGCGATAACTTGCAACCAGGGAAAAGATCATAGCTGCAACATAGGTCTCAATAATCGCCGAAACAGTGTTCCACGAAACGTTCATATACATGATTGCCGACAGCGACATGGACAATGTCGCAAAGCCAGACGCAATCACCTTGTATTTGAAGGTCATCGGAAAGGCGATATTGAACGCAATGATTGCCAGCACTTGGCCGAAATAAATGCCTAACACGCCTTTGTCGGCAAGAAAGGCGTGATTTGCCGCAGGCATGAGTGAAACGAACACACACAGCATTGTGAACACAAGTTCTCGCCTTGATTTTTTCTGCGGGAAAAAGTGCAACAATGTCACGCCCAATAAAGTGGGCAAACTAACCAAAAAATGTGAGGTCCAAAGAAAGTCACTGGTAAATTGCGGCTTGACTTCGCCCTTGGCAACAATGCCCAAAACGATAGCCTCAAAGACAAAGAGAGAAATCAGTGCGGCCAAGACAAACTGCTTGTTCCGCAAGATATGGATATTCTCTTGATATCGATCTTCAAGCTCGGGACTAAACCGAAGAGAAAACTTGGTTTGCGCCAGTTCCGCATCGGTCAGCGCATAGAGATGTGACTGAGCAAGATTGCCTGTGACCATGAAAGACGTTCCTAATACGCGTATATCTCAGCAATACCGCGTATTTGTGAACAAAGAGACAATCCTCACCTGTCTGGATTATGCTTCGTGGCACTCTGGCTCATTTTAACGTCCCGGCAACACCCTTCTAAAAGGGCATCGGGAAGGGTTTATTAGCTGCAGCCTTCGCCCCTGTCGCCTGTGTGGCGGTCCACAGGCCTTATCGATCAAGAGGAGAGGGGGCCTCAGACAACGTCCGTCTCTCTTAGATCAGTTTATAGATACCCCAGCCGATCAGAAGGGCCGCAAACAGGGCGGGTATGATGATGC includes the following:
- the dhaL gene encoding dihydroxyacetone kinase subunit DhaL encodes the protein MSKAKKLINAPETVIMDMVAGMLGAHCDILEPVGDSGRVIRAKDGPRKGKVGIVIGGGSGHEPAFAGYIGRGLADATAIGNVFSCPPPDPIVEAARAVDGGEGILFLYGNYASDSMNFDMAAEKLSEDGIKVCSVPVTDDVSSAPPERRHERRGVAGDIFVFKIAGAAADRMMPLDDVKNIALRANLSTATMGVALKSCSLPQTRKPNFEIGENEMEIGMGLHGEPGIRRTSLDTADNVADLLMAFIQEELQLTAGEKVGVLVNGLGSTTTMELYILFNRLKQSLDEMDVLIHRSFVGEFATSLDMGGASISVIKLDDEMAELLDHSCYSVALAIGAPPEPIDQKDWLPMVPVAIDPEANKASGTSLGGEAARPGGEITSSIFINMVRAAAIAVEDKADWLSELDGVIGDGGHGITMREGWRSVRKALEIYPEDEDIEAICNHVAGIFLNAVGSTPGPLYATALRTASKVAAGRDGLDTEATVKFIEAAADGIRFRGKANPGDKTMLDAWWPAAEAARAAFTKGADTTDCLRAAAKGAERGMKQTAEIAARHGRSSKMGERSLGHIDPGAASSFVVIDALRRSFEAQTLDPVESAARPIFKT
- a CDS encoding TetR/AcrR family transcriptional regulator — its product is MTEQRRSPGRPPTYKDGEIRKLLISVAAEEFLTSGYEQTRVRALAKKAGISTRTFYKFIPNKDELFRMVAEDWLHKELQMLEHRPQPENTGKEELARLVLFYTRLLLSPRAKRTVVIIMTEMERFPEILENYQTMVDRFAHAFDSRIVHLCSKSDIDCPNPPQAAVMLRTMINGIQRQSMMRWQEEMTEEDITRWADHCTRFFLNGCKGL
- a CDS encoding efflux RND transporter periplasmic adaptor subunit, with translation MLKSKILPLVIFLFLLVGGYVVWSILYPEELLVQGEVEATRVDVAAQVAARVAETPVGFGDKVKAGQVLIKLESPQLRASLASAKAALDVAKANRDLAFSTRPETIDAARAALGQAKASEELAQKTFDRLEKLRDSNTVSAQSYDQAYKSLTAAKEAALAAEAQLKLAIEGASAETKAVAEAQVEQAEAAVAQIQTNIDELTLYAPIDGQITARMAEKGKFFAAGAPQISLIDSDHPWFTFNLREDLLNGLAVGDALKVMIPALGDRELDVKITAINVEGSYANWRATKATGDFDLRTFSIRAEPEKPDEDLRPGMSALISWSVPEKMDR
- a CDS encoding ABC transporter permease, with the protein product MWKGHLPAGFRRMMRREMHQIADRPALGMMLGPLPLIMFITLAYMFHAGLPTSLPVAVVDLDGSYMSRQVTRMVDATADVDVTLRLSSLTQAKQALLSRRAYAVLYIPQNMERDLQRGYRPDLVIFINNQLYTTGSIAKRAIGGAVSSFNAGVSVQTRMARGSDRDSAMAAANPVPLQTNALFNPTLDYIQFLLASIMPALLQIFISVSTALSFSRDHHTEAGLARALRLGRTPLRMIAGKMAPYTIIWCFMMMLTDAILFVVFDAAFNGNILFHFFYSLIFVLSCQFLGATTALLSRDAVATLGFAGLLTAPAFGFAGISYPRMMMSAFAQGWGAIIPLTPYLELRTDQVLRGTPLLISMPTMGWALAVAAGWGGILLLLTWAIPRKKARQKLASAQQDSSAQAEQGAAS
- a CDS encoding ABC transporter permease; this translates as MKRFWDAYLNTFRVIFTTYSSFSTMVFAILLYAVLYPQPYVGEVVRDAPVVMVDQDHSSLSRTLTRRINTTDGVTIVSKVADLQQAKDRFFHREAFGIVVIPPDFQKNLLNGHPSPIAVYGDGSYFLIYSSIVSGVRSAASSLGAEVQMSRLTAAGMDVATATAMISPVTITTVSLFNPQGGYTSYVVPAAFVLILQQTLMMGIGILQSGRKVGRGIEALAAPLAYVSLYLIWIYFSQVLLPQFYSIPKIGDTLTLFMVAIPFLTATTAMGYVVARLIPWREGVVFFLITFGLLFFFASGVSWPIEEVPLPVRLITLMVPSTSAIMAFVQVDQMGAGFDAVRQAVFILLGLTVFYSAIALAIGAKRLRVEDKTPKV
- a CDS encoding diguanylate cyclase, producing the protein MVTGNLAQSHLYALTDAELAQTKFSLRFSPELEDRYQENIHILRNKQFVLAALISLFVFEAIVLGIVAKGEVKPQFTSDFLWTSHFLVSLPTLLGVTLLHFFPQKKSRRELVFTMLCVFVSLMPAANHAFLADKGVLGIYFGQVLAIIAFNIAFPMTFKYKVIASGFATLSMSLSAIMYMNVSWNTVSAIIETYVAAMIFSLVASYRIEKSDRNNFLLMLRESIRTVVIQQQAEELARLSQTDPLTELPNRRAFDSRLAAEIEKAEGEETPISILMIDIDHFKDYNDYYGHPGGDACLKQVANAIKSACDTGFASRIGGEEFAVILAGFDNQQAEAVANQICDAIFSLGIKHKKSSTANVVTASIGVATQNAAKTMDAKRLLDQADSALYFGKRNGRNMVNSIQNAA